One window of Flavobacteriales bacterium genomic DNA carries:
- a CDS encoding gliding motility-associated C-terminal domain-containing protein encodes MKKLFTWPLPVLSILVFALSGSTALAQGQQYSISGGDISTCSGVLEDTGGPTGDYGNNENFTVTICPDIPGDAISLNWVFFALSTQGPNPLDRILLWDGDNTSATPLGQYTGSQLQGLITSTTNMNATGCITVQFISNGAGTGNFAAGITCYTPCERPTAVATMSEPGPTALVCVGEDISFDGSGSYAAPTFNITDYTWIFDDGSTGSSPTATHSYSAPGEYIVQLNLLDDNGCVNSNVVDLQVLVSTTPSFVGTIESLETCLGAVVDFTAVVQPTTWTGIPEAHFGSGVYLPDDLGIPFTSDLVFTQFDPGQSVTSTNDILSVCVNMEHSYMGDLVLQVTCPNGQTMVMHQQGGGGTFIGDANDTDEPPNPPVPGVCWNYCWSPTATLGTWADCANFGPTPNVMPSSQGTALVPGTYTPVQPFTNLIGCPLNGTWTFTSTDLYAIDNGFICDWSINFDPAIIPDATQFTPVLGITIDSAGWTGPSFVEDPNDPLIGQATLVVPGSYDYTFTVTDNFGCSYDTTINVIIDPQMVVDAGPPIELCNVPEPMAGGITANAVPNITYVWVPAAGLTDPSDPVTDVFVTSPTWFFLTAYPAGSPECAVMDSVLVTPPPSLDPGEDAAITICPSSPIFVMTDSLGGTPQIGGTWTDVAGTVQADNFTPATATPGIYSYTYTVISPALCIATAQLDITVIPDTDPTCCGVPDAGLPTYSCDLTISLDATPGNTGVGVWSGPAGALFADASDPQTTVTMPPGQGGTHRFYWIEDDGAYCNTIDSVDMTFTDAIDLTFSTTDATCYSYCDGNARVNVTGGNTVDDFTYAWSAGNVGASPDSVSGLCFGTYDLLVTDDNGCTAIDSLVILQPVLLEIDSLVSRPVTCSGDCDGQVEVYDPEAVAYSFDDGNTWSGSSLLTNTCEGLYHAVIRNVAGCVGARPTVVTGPPPVTANFIWGPIPATVEAPTIYFHNTSTGSESYHWDIAGFAYSTLPDTSFLFTNKVPGIYPVCLTAFNYNECPDTICYDVTIEDVLEPYIPNAFTPNGDGSNDGFLMSSNGPAITDFEMLIYDRWGQLVFSTEDPYEAWLGSYKNGGKVLASGVYVYRIRFEVARTEAKRELMGHVTLLK; translated from the coding sequence ATGAAGAAACTCTTTACCTGGCCCCTACCGGTTTTGTCGATCCTCGTGTTCGCACTTAGCGGATCCACTGCCTTGGCCCAGGGCCAGCAGTACAGCATTTCAGGTGGCGACATTTCCACATGTTCCGGAGTACTAGAGGATACAGGAGGACCCACTGGTGACTATGGCAATAACGAAAATTTCACCGTCACCATTTGTCCGGATATTCCGGGTGACGCCATCTCCCTGAACTGGGTCTTCTTCGCCTTGAGCACCCAAGGCCCCAATCCCTTGGACCGGATTCTCCTTTGGGACGGTGATAACACTTCCGCCACCCCACTCGGCCAGTACACCGGCAGCCAATTGCAAGGATTGATCACCTCGACCACGAACATGAACGCGACGGGCTGCATCACCGTGCAGTTCATCTCGAACGGCGCAGGCACGGGCAACTTCGCGGCCGGCATCACGTGCTACACGCCGTGCGAGCGCCCAACGGCAGTGGCCACGATGTCCGAACCTGGGCCAACTGCACTGGTCTGCGTGGGTGAGGATATCTCCTTTGACGGCAGTGGTTCCTATGCCGCCCCGACCTTCAACATCACGGACTACACTTGGATCTTTGATGACGGCAGCACAGGCAGTTCGCCGACCGCCACGCATTCTTATTCCGCTCCCGGAGAATATATTGTTCAGTTGAACCTATTGGACGACAACGGTTGCGTGAACTCAAATGTGGTGGACCTGCAGGTCTTGGTAAGCACCACGCCGTCTTTCGTCGGCACCATTGAAAGTTTGGAGACTTGCTTAGGGGCAGTTGTAGACTTCACCGCGGTCGTACAGCCCACTACGTGGACGGGCATTCCGGAGGCGCACTTCGGCAGTGGTGTCTATCTTCCGGACGATCTTGGCATCCCTTTCACGAGTGACCTGGTGTTCACCCAGTTCGATCCGGGCCAATCGGTGACCAGCACCAATGATATTCTTTCCGTTTGCGTCAATATGGAGCATTCCTACATGGGTGATCTGGTGCTCCAGGTCACCTGCCCAAACGGGCAGACCATGGTGATGCACCAGCAAGGGGGTGGGGGCACGTTCATCGGCGATGCCAATGATACTGACGAACCTCCAAATCCTCCGGTGCCCGGTGTTTGCTGGAACTACTGCTGGAGCCCAACGGCCACCTTGGGCACTTGGGCCGATTGCGCCAACTTCGGTCCCACGCCCAACGTGATGCCCTCCAGCCAAGGCACTGCGCTAGTACCCGGTACATACACCCCCGTGCAACCCTTCACCAACCTCATCGGCTGTCCGCTCAACGGGACGTGGACCTTCACAAGTACGGACCTCTACGCGATCGACAACGGCTTTATATGCGATTGGTCCATCAACTTCGATCCGGCTATAATCCCGGATGCCACGCAGTTCACACCGGTGCTCGGCATCACCATTGATTCCGCAGGTTGGACCGGCCCCTCATTCGTAGAGGACCCGAATGACCCGCTCATCGGCCAAGCCACGCTGGTCGTTCCGGGTTCGTACGATTACACCTTTACGGTCACGGACAACTTCGGTTGTTCGTACGACACCACCATCAACGTCATCATTGACCCGCAGATGGTGGTGGACGCGGGGCCGCCCATCGAACTGTGCAACGTTCCCGAGCCCATGGCCGGTGGCATCACTGCCAACGCTGTTCCGAACATCACCTATGTCTGGGTCCCCGCCGCGGGCCTCACCGACCCTTCGGACCCCGTGACCGACGTCTTTGTCACGTCGCCCACTTGGTTCTTCCTTACGGCTTACCCTGCGGGATCTCCCGAATGTGCGGTAATGGACAGTGTGCTGGTAACCCCGCCACCTTCCCTGGATCCCGGTGAGGATGCCGCCATCACCATTTGTCCCTCCTCGCCGATCTTCGTCATGACCGACTCTCTTGGCGGAACCCCGCAGATCGGCGGTACATGGACGGACGTGGCCGGTACTGTGCAAGCCGACAACTTCACGCCTGCGACCGCCACCCCCGGCATATACTCCTACACCTACACGGTGATCAGCCCGGCCCTCTGTATCGCTACCGCCCAGTTGGACATCACGGTGATCCCTGACACGGACCCCACCTGTTGCGGGGTGCCTGACGCCGGGTTGCCGACCTATTCCTGCGACTTGACCATCAGTCTCGATGCTACGCCCGGGAATACCGGTGTTGGCGTGTGGAGCGGCCCCGCAGGCGCCTTGTTCGCCGATGCCTCGGACCCTCAGACCACCGTGACCATGCCACCCGGCCAAGGTGGCACCCATCGCTTCTACTGGATCGAGGACGATGGCGCGTACTGCAACACCATTGACAGTGTTGACATGACATTCACGGATGCCATCGACCTGACCTTCAGCACCACCGATGCCACATGCTATTCCTACTGTGACGGCAACGCACGGGTCAACGTGACCGGCGGCAACACCGTGGACGACTTCACCTACGCCTGGTCCGCCGGCAACGTGGGTGCTTCCCCGGACAGCGTCAGTGGACTGTGCTTCGGCACCTACGACCTGCTGGTGACCGATGACAATGGCTGCACCGCCATTGACAGCCTCGTGATCCTTCAACCGGTGTTGCTGGAGATCGATTCACTGGTCAGCCGGCCGGTGACCTGCTCCGGTGATTGCGATGGCCAAGTGGAGGTCTACGATCCGGAAGCCGTGGCATACAGTTTCGATGACGGCAACACATGGAGCGGTTCATCCCTGCTGACGAACACCTGCGAAGGGCTGTATCACGCCGTGATCCGAAACGTTGCGGGTTGTGTAGGTGCGCGGCCCACTGTTGTTACAGGCCCGCCCCCGGTTACGGCCAATTTCATCTGGGGGCCGATCCCTGCGACCGTGGAAGCGCCCACGATCTATTTTCATAACACCAGTACCGGTTCCGAGAGTTACCACTGGGACATTGCCGGGTTCGCCTACAGTACCCTTCCGGACACCTCCTTCCTGTTCACGAACAAAGTGCCCGGCATTTATCCCGTGTGCCTCACCGCCTTCAACTACAATGAATGCCCCGACACGATCTGCTACGATGTGACGATCGAGGACGTGTTGGAACCCTATATTCCCAATGCCTTCACCCCCAACGGGGACGGGAGCAATGATGGCTTCCTCATGAGTTCCAACGGACCTGCGATCACGGATTTCGAGATGTTGATCTACGATCGTTGGGGGCAACTGGTATTCAGCACCGAAGATCCCTACGAAGCATGGCTGGGCAGTTACAAGAATGGCGGCAAGGTGCTGGCGTCCGGAGTTTACGTCTACCGGATCCGTTTCGAGGTCGCCCGCACAGAGGCCAAGCGTGAGCTGATGGGGCATGTGACCTTACTGAAGTAG
- a CDS encoding DUF4173 domain-containing protein — protein MRHSTTLFLLCLLLAGLYVFLFHGTGTGINLLLFELIIATALWATRPARYPPLARLALGGVLITAAMVLVHGSLLAVVLNVISAVLAIGALLAPELNALHRSAVLAVAHLIAVPSAFLHTIPFPLRPAQGPRITPRSVLSVTLVPLVLLLFIAMYRASNPHFDQFMVKAYAVLDHIDFALLGSFIIGLVISGFVLLTTRNEGLLRWAASGKDQLLSTGEGAADPKVRSERLTATMLLAGLNVLLLIANVLDIKYVWTGFEFDGQYLKQFVHEGTYLLLLSIVFGAGIVLYYFRGDLNFHRPNRVVKLLSYAWLGQNVVLALSVGMRNYWYIHYYALAYKRIGVAFFLLALCIGLVLVMIKVHRGRTAHYLLRTNGVAVYGVALVMALFNWDGIIARYNMDHREQAFVHLDFMAGLSDKALPYLVRSPEELEKVAAHNTELIGGAERYSRNLYMTPEEYRALIDQRVREFVGSYPDHSWKEWNWADARAYLALKTNPKN, from the coding sequence ATGCGGCATTCCACCACGTTGTTCCTCTTGTGCCTACTGCTGGCCGGGCTCTACGTATTCCTTTTTCACGGGACCGGCACAGGGATCAACCTGCTCCTCTTCGAACTGATCATCGCCACGGCACTTTGGGCCACACGCCCGGCACGATATCCACCATTGGCCCGGTTGGCGTTAGGCGGCGTGTTGATCACCGCTGCGATGGTGTTGGTCCACGGGTCCTTGTTGGCCGTGGTGCTGAATGTGATCTCCGCAGTCTTGGCCATCGGCGCACTTCTGGCCCCCGAGTTGAACGCCTTGCACCGGTCCGCAGTGCTGGCGGTCGCGCACCTTATCGCCGTGCCGTCGGCGTTCCTCCACACCATCCCTTTCCCGCTGCGCCCAGCACAAGGGCCGCGGATCACTCCGCGTAGTGTCCTGTCCGTTACATTGGTCCCCTTGGTGCTGCTGCTGTTCATCGCCATGTACCGCGCCTCTAACCCGCACTTCGACCAGTTCATGGTCAAGGCCTATGCGGTCCTGGACCATATCGACTTCGCCCTTCTTGGCAGCTTCATCATCGGTCTGGTGATCAGCGGTTTCGTGCTGTTGACCACACGGAACGAAGGACTCCTGCGCTGGGCGGCAAGTGGCAAGGACCAACTGCTGTCAACCGGGGAAGGTGCCGCCGACCCTAAAGTGCGCAGTGAACGGCTGACCGCCACAATGCTCCTCGCCGGGCTGAACGTGCTGCTGCTGATCGCCAATGTGCTCGACATCAAATATGTCTGGACCGGCTTTGAGTTCGATGGGCAATACCTGAAGCAGTTCGTGCACGAAGGCACCTACCTGCTTCTCTTGTCGATCGTATTCGGTGCGGGCATCGTGCTGTACTACTTCCGTGGCGACCTGAACTTCCATCGGCCCAACCGCGTGGTGAAGCTGCTGAGCTACGCATGGCTGGGGCAGAACGTGGTGCTCGCGCTGTCAGTGGGCATGCGCAACTACTGGTACATCCACTATTACGCCTTGGCCTACAAGCGCATCGGTGTCGCCTTCTTCTTGCTGGCCTTGTGCATCGGCTTAGTGCTGGTGATGATCAAGGTACACCGCGGCCGAACGGCTCATTACCTGTTGCGCACGAATGGCGTGGCCGTGTACGGCGTGGCCTTGGTGATGGCGCTGTTCAACTGGGACGGCATCATCGCCCGTTACAACATGGACCACCGCGAGCAGGCCTTCGTACACCTCGATTTTATGGCCGGCCTTTCCGACAAGGCATTGCCGTACTTGGTCCGTTCTCCGGAGGAATTGGAGAAGGTCGCAGCACACAACACGGAACTGATCGGAGGTGCCGAACGCTATTCGCGGAACTTGTACATGACACCGGAGGAATACCGGGCGCTCATCGACCAACGGGTGCGGGAATTCGTGGGCAGCTATCCTGATCACTCTTGGAAGGAGTGGAACTGGGCGGATGCGCGGGCCTACCTAGCGTTGAAGACTAACCCAAAGAACTGA
- the ettA gene encoding energy-dependent translational throttle protein EttA: protein MAEEGRQIIYNMVQVGKTLPSGKTILKDIHLGFYYGAKIGILGLNGSGKSTLMRIIAGKEKDFQGDVHVTPGYSIGHLEQEPLLDESKTVIDIVREGVQPIMDLLKEYEDVNNKFADPEVLEDPDKMEKLINRQGVLQDQIEAQGAWEIDQKLDIAMDALRCPEPDAKISVLSGGERRRVALCRLLLQAPDILLLDEPTNHLDAESVAWLEHHLSEYKGTVIAITHDRYFLDNVAGWILELDRGEGIPYKGNYTNWLEQKTARLTLEEKSESKRNRILKQELEWVRSNAKARRTKSKARLENYEKMQSETVKEKESKLEIFIPNGQRLGDKVIEFNKVSKSFGDRVLFEDVSFTLPPAGIVGIIGPNGAGKTTMFRMVMGEEKADAGTVTLGDTVQLAYVDQSHKDLSPEKTVWEVLSNSQEMMTIGGTLVNSRAYLARFNFTGQDQNKKVGVLSGGERNRLHLAMTLKNGSNVLLLDEPTNDLDVNTLRALEEGIQDYSGCAVIISHDRWFLDRVCTHILAFEGDSNVYWFEGGFSDYEENYKKRVGDVVPKRLKYRKLVRG, encoded by the coding sequence ATGGCAGAAGAAGGACGTCAGATCATCTACAACATGGTGCAGGTCGGCAAGACGCTGCCCTCCGGAAAGACCATCCTCAAGGACATCCACCTCGGCTTTTACTACGGTGCCAAGATCGGCATCCTCGGCCTCAACGGATCCGGTAAGTCCACATTGATGCGGATCATCGCAGGCAAGGAGAAGGACTTTCAGGGCGACGTGCATGTGACACCCGGATACAGCATCGGTCACTTGGAGCAAGAGCCATTGCTGGATGAAAGCAAGACGGTGATCGACATCGTGCGCGAAGGTGTGCAGCCGATCATGGACCTGCTGAAGGAATATGAGGATGTGAACAACAAGTTCGCTGACCCTGAAGTGCTGGAGGATCCGGACAAGATGGAGAAACTCATCAACCGGCAAGGCGTGCTCCAGGATCAGATCGAGGCGCAGGGCGCATGGGAGATCGACCAGAAGTTGGACATCGCCATGGACGCGCTACGTTGTCCCGAGCCGGACGCCAAGATCAGCGTGCTCTCCGGTGGTGAACGGCGCCGCGTAGCGTTGTGCCGCCTACTGCTGCAAGCTCCGGACATCTTGCTGTTGGACGAACCCACCAACCACTTGGACGCCGAAAGCGTGGCTTGGCTGGAACACCACCTCTCCGAGTACAAAGGCACCGTGATCGCCATCACCCACGATCGTTATTTCCTTGATAACGTGGCGGGCTGGATCCTCGAACTGGACCGCGGCGAAGGCATTCCCTACAAGGGCAACTACACCAACTGGCTGGAGCAGAAGACTGCCCGCCTCACCCTGGAGGAAAAGAGCGAGAGCAAGCGCAACCGCATCCTGAAGCAGGAATTGGAATGGGTGCGCAGCAATGCCAAGGCGCGCCGCACCAAGAGCAAAGCCCGCTTGGAGAACTACGAAAAGATGCAGAGCGAGACCGTGAAGGAGAAGGAATCCAAGCTGGAGATCTTCATCCCCAACGGCCAACGCCTCGGCGACAAGGTGATCGAGTTCAATAAAGTCTCGAAGTCCTTTGGCGACCGTGTGCTTTTCGAGGACGTCAGCTTCACCCTGCCGCCTGCTGGCATTGTGGGCATCATCGGGCCCAACGGCGCGGGTAAGACCACGATGTTCCGCATGGTGATGGGTGAGGAGAAGGCCGATGCAGGCACTGTGACCCTCGGCGATACCGTGCAGCTTGCTTACGTGGACCAGAGCCACAAGGACCTTTCACCGGAGAAGACCGTGTGGGAGGTGCTGAGCAACAGTCAGGAGATGATGACCATCGGTGGCACCCTGGTGAACAGCCGCGCCTACCTGGCCCGCTTCAACTTCACCGGGCAGGACCAGAACAAGAAGGTCGGCGTGCTCTCCGGCGGCGAACGCAACCGCCTGCACCTGGCCATGACGCTGAAGAACGGCAGCAACGTGCTCCTTCTTGACGAACCGACCAACGATCTCGACGTGAACACGCTCCGGGCGCTGGAGGAAGGCATCCAGGACTACAGCGGCTGCGCGGTGATCATCAGCCACGACCGCTGGTTCCTAGATCGTGTTTGCACGCATATCCTCGCCTTTGAGGGTGATAGCAACGTGTACTGGTTCGAAGGCGGCTTCAGCGACTACGAGGAGAACTACAAGAAGCGGGTAGGGGACGTGGTGCCTAAGCGCTTGAAGTACCGGAAGCTGGTACGGGGGTGA
- a CDS encoding glycosyltransferase family 39 protein has protein sequence MPEGSKRHRRREHQPGWKGFRTDLRSSWGHLFRRSSTDHKRFVFLVLAIGVILRILRLDGPVTYDEALTYVNYSSRSFGFLFSDYMYTGNHILHSAFVRISTLIFGVHLWSLRLPALIAGILVMPLFYAFVRALFNRHIAVIALCLLAVSGPLVEYSALARGYGLTWFFMVCSLLAARHFVKHENSVSVVMLGLFCALGMWAAPVMIYPALMVFIWAFFMLVTNYQSTVRRRIAKLAGSFLLFILLSLLFYSPVIIKHSLDQLIHHPSLDDNTWAAFVNTQQDRAFDLWAYFTGTASTVLAFLGAVGIIYSAYASVKYRLLLFAMIIGSVPLVIIQHMVAPPAVWSFCLFVLHLGTAIGAFYLMKLVQDKLAPRFNKPQRTLVAGLFMLTVFGWFGVRGQGDPVERFPEAGEAAEWIKKDTKPGDRVYVALPWDAPVEFHLACDRGDPQVFKGKPVGVGTTYVLVAPGAGQTPLGVMNDDDQGNTAHPELRIVKNWKRLELYSDRP, from the coding sequence ATGCCTGAAGGATCAAAGCGGCACCGCAGAAGGGAACACCAGCCAGGGTGGAAGGGCTTCCGCACGGACCTGCGTTCTTCATGGGGCCATCTCTTCCGCCGGTCCAGTACGGACCATAAACGCTTCGTGTTCCTCGTGCTGGCGATCGGTGTCATTCTCCGCATCCTCCGGCTGGACGGCCCGGTGACCTATGACGAGGCACTCACCTATGTGAACTATTCCAGCCGGTCGTTCGGCTTTCTGTTCAGTGATTATATGTACACCGGCAATCACATCCTGCACTCCGCCTTTGTGCGGATCTCCACCCTGATCTTCGGGGTCCATCTATGGTCGCTACGGCTTCCCGCCCTGATCGCTGGGATACTTGTAATGCCCCTGTTCTATGCATTCGTCCGGGCATTGTTCAATCGCCATATCGCGGTGATCGCGCTTTGCTTGTTGGCGGTCAGCGGGCCCTTGGTGGAATATTCAGCCTTGGCAAGAGGGTACGGTCTCACTTGGTTCTTCATGGTATGCTCGCTTCTGGCTGCGAGGCATTTCGTAAAGCACGAGAATTCCGTGAGCGTGGTCATGTTGGGCCTCTTTTGCGCGCTGGGCATGTGGGCGGCACCTGTCATGATCTATCCCGCATTGATGGTATTCATTTGGGCATTCTTCATGCTGGTGACCAATTATCAGAGTACCGTGCGGCGCCGTATCGCCAAGCTTGCCGGGTCGTTCCTTCTGTTCATCCTGCTGAGTCTCCTGTTCTATTCCCCGGTCATCATCAAACACAGCCTGGACCAGCTTATCCATCACCCTTCGCTCGACGACAACACCTGGGCGGCGTTTGTCAATACCCAGCAGGACCGGGCTTTCGACCTCTGGGCCTATTTCACCGGTACTGCGTCCACGGTCCTTGCTTTCTTAGGGGCGGTGGGTATCATCTATTCCGCCTACGCCAGCGTAAAATACCGCCTGCTGTTGTTCGCGATGATCATCGGGTCGGTGCCGTTGGTCATTATACAACACATGGTGGCCCCGCCGGCGGTCTGGTCGTTCTGTCTGTTCGTACTTCATCTGGGCACGGCCATCGGTGCGTTCTACCTCATGAAGCTCGTTCAGGACAAGTTGGCACCCCGATTCAACAAACCGCAACGCACATTGGTGGCTGGTCTGTTCATGCTCACCGTGTTCGGCTGGTTCGGGGTGCGTGGACAAGGTGATCCCGTGGAGCGGTTCCCGGAGGCGGGCGAGGCTGCGGAATGGATCAAAAAGGACACCAAGCCCGGGGACCGGGTATATGTGGCGCTCCCTTGGGATGCACCGGTGGAGTTCCACTTGGCGTGTGACCGTGGAGACCCTCAGGTATTTAAAGGCAAGCCTGTCGGCGTCGGAACGACCTATGTCCTGGTAGCTCCCGGGGCCGGGCAGACGCCGCTGGGTGTGATGAACGACGACGATCAGGGAAACACAGCCCATCCGGAACTGCGGATAGTGAAGAACTGGAAGCGGTTGGAACTCTATTCGGACCGTCCATAA
- the murQ gene encoding N-acetylmuramic acid 6-phosphate etherase — protein sequence MARITESPSRYEHLEQMSTTDLLRSINAEDRTVAVAVAKCIPTMEPLIDAIAEHMVLGGRLFYIGAGTSGRLGIVDASECPPTFGVPHGMVVGLIAGGDSAIRKAVEFAEDDTEQGWKDLQEHEVGTEDTVIGIAASGGTPYVVGALKSARAAGVLTGCITCNPDSPVTQVCDHPLVAVVGPEFVTGSTRMKSGTAQKLILNMISTTVMIKLGRVKGNRMVDMQLSNNKLVDRGTRMVMDDLGVDYDTANALLKTHGSVRKAVENGR from the coding sequence ATGGCACGCATCACGGAATCTCCTTCCCGCTACGAACACTTGGAACAGATGTCCACCACGGACCTGCTGCGGAGCATCAATGCGGAGGACCGCACCGTGGCGGTTGCCGTGGCGAAGTGCATCCCAACGATGGAGCCATTGATCGACGCGATAGCGGAACACATGGTGCTCGGTGGACGGCTCTTCTACATCGGTGCGGGCACCAGTGGCAGGCTCGGCATCGTGGACGCCAGCGAATGCCCGCCCACCTTCGGCGTACCGCACGGCATGGTGGTGGGCCTCATCGCTGGCGGGGACAGTGCCATCCGCAAGGCCGTGGAATTCGCGGAGGACGACACGGAACAGGGTTGGAAAGACCTGCAGGAACATGAGGTCGGCACGGAGGACACGGTGATCGGCATCGCGGCCAGCGGCGGCACGCCCTACGTTGTAGGCGCATTGAAGAGCGCGCGGGCCGCGGGCGTCCTCACGGGCTGCATCACCTGCAATCCGGACAGCCCGGTCACACAAGTATGCGACCATCCCCTCGTCGCGGTGGTCGGCCCGGAATTCGTCACCGGCAGCACCCGCATGAAAAGCGGCACGGCGCAAAAGCTTATTCTCAACATGATCAGCACCACCGTGATGATCAAGTTGGGGCGCGTGAAGGGGAACCGAATGGTGGACATGCAACTGAGCAACAACAAGCTCGTGGACCGCGGCACCCGCATGGTGATGGACGACTTAGGCGTGGATTATGATACTGCGAACGCCCTGTTGAAAACACACGGCAGTGTGAGAAAAGCCGTGGAAAATGGAAGATAG